In Gimesia benthica, a single window of DNA contains:
- a CDS encoding HAD family hydrolase translates to MIRTFLFDMGNVLAFFSHDRMCEQMGALCGRTREEIQALLIDSGKQWEFERGQLSAEEFHQWFEEATGQSVSYPDLVRAASDIFELNASLVPVLDTLKDRGHRLVLLSNTCISHFEFIWNEYEVLQRFDDFATSYKAGAIKPERPIFDLALSKIQCAPEEAFYTDDIADYVNVARGLGIQAEVFTDTPTLIQHLAARDIQV, encoded by the coding sequence GTGATTCGTACCTTTCTGTTTGATATGGGAAATGTTCTCGCTTTCTTTTCACATGATCGAATGTGTGAACAGATGGGGGCGCTTTGTGGGCGTACCCGCGAGGAGATTCAGGCTCTGCTGATCGATTCGGGAAAACAGTGGGAGTTTGAACGGGGGCAGTTATCGGCAGAGGAATTTCATCAGTGGTTTGAAGAGGCCACAGGCCAATCTGTCTCCTATCCGGATCTGGTCCGGGCTGCATCTGATATTTTTGAGCTGAATGCGTCCCTCGTTCCCGTTCTGGATACTTTGAAAGACCGCGGGCATCGGCTGGTACTTCTGTCGAATACCTGTATTTCTCATTTCGAATTCATCTGGAACGAATATGAGGTCCTGCAACGCTTTGATGATTTCGCGACATCTTACAAGGCGGGCGCCATCAAGCCGGAACGGCCGATTTTTGATTTAGCACTCTCAAAGATCCAGTGTGCTCCGGAAGAAGCCTTTTACACGGATGACATCGCAGATTATGTCAATGTCGCTCGTGGGTTGGGGATACAGGCGGAAGTATTTACAGATACACCGACTCTGATTCAGCATCTCGCGGCCCGGGATATCCAAGTCTAA
- a CDS encoding acetolactate synthase, which yields MDYENQSSYPSGEPGKEWPCLRQFCVFMENRVGYLHQLLKLLEKFDLRIIALSTVDSVDVAMSRIVLDNYEHAREIFELSGYTFFEKDLIGVELPDDTQPYMRICLSLLQAEVNIDYTYPLLYRRHGRGAIALCVDDIDLGIRTLTEQGHRIITEKDLKDDDEYLL from the coding sequence ATGGATTATGAAAATCAATCCTCTTACCCTTCGGGGGAACCAGGCAAAGAGTGGCCCTGCCTGCGTCAATTCTGTGTGTTTATGGAAAACCGAGTCGGGTATCTCCATCAGTTGCTAAAGCTTCTGGAAAAGTTTGACCTGAGAATCATTGCTTTGAGCACCGTCGATTCGGTAGACGTCGCGATGAGTCGTATCGTTCTCGATAACTACGAGCACGCCAGGGAAATCTTTGAGCTCTCCGGTTATACCTTCTTCGAAAAAGATCTCATCGGTGTCGAATTGCCGGATGACACGCAGCCTTACATGAGAATCTGTCTCTCATTGCTCCAGGCAGAGGTCAACATCGACTACACTTATCCGCTGCTCTATCGCAGACATGGTAGAGGGGCGATCGCTCTGTGCGTTGATGATATCGATCTGGGAATCAGAACACTGACAGAACAGGGGCATCGCATCATCACCGAAAAAGACCTCAAAGATGATGACGAATACCTGCTCTGA
- a CDS encoding Gfo/Idh/MocA family protein, with product MSNQIDVAVLTNETGAHLGAYFSALKTIEAVKLVYLADPSGKQVNLARKELGTKLSQVYPQAEALFQNHKPELALVTMEARQAPAAIDLSLEQGSHVLSEKPACLNVSQFEPLVQKAESKHLNLSLALANRTNPEIQYARTLIQEGTLGKIYGVELQLLADQTRLTRPAYHGSWYAHKDQAGGGFLSWLAIHWLDLSMYLTGASINEVSGFTANAGGQPLDVEDSAAFALRYDVGFLGTLTAGFYLKQGYQSMIKIWGSKGWLEMLPFADRPLDWSVNHNGKHYRFEKPLEPRGYTPAVRKAVLAAAGESEPLLTSRESLRIIQTIYACYEAASTGKRQAVPGL from the coding sequence ATGAGTAATCAGATCGATGTGGCCGTGTTGACCAATGAGACCGGGGCACACCTGGGTGCGTATTTCTCAGCTTTGAAAACAATCGAAGCTGTGAAGTTGGTTTATCTGGCGGACCCGAGTGGAAAACAGGTTAATCTGGCGCGAAAGGAACTAGGGACCAAGTTGAGCCAGGTCTATCCTCAGGCAGAAGCACTTTTTCAGAATCATAAACCGGAGCTGGCTCTGGTCACGATGGAGGCCCGACAGGCGCCTGCTGCGATTGATCTGTCACTGGAACAGGGATCACATGTGCTTTCAGAGAAGCCCGCGTGTCTGAATGTGTCTCAGTTCGAGCCACTGGTTCAGAAGGCGGAAAGTAAGCATCTGAACTTATCGCTGGCCCTGGCCAATCGGACGAACCCGGAGATCCAGTATGCACGCACACTGATCCAGGAGGGGACGCTGGGAAAGATCTACGGTGTTGAACTGCAACTGTTGGCCGATCAGACCCGCTTAACCAGACCCGCCTATCATGGAAGCTGGTACGCACACAAGGATCAGGCCGGCGGGGGCTTTCTGTCCTGGCTGGCCATTCACTGGCTGGACCTGTCGATGTATCTGACAGGTGCGTCGATCAACGAGGTGAGCGGGTTTACGGCGAATGCCGGTGGTCAACCGCTTGATGTTGAAGACTCGGCAGCATTCGCCTTGCGTTATGATGTGGGATTTCTAGGGACTTTGACCGCGGGCTTCTATCTGAAGCAGGGATATCAGTCCATGATTAAAATCTGGGGAAGCAAGGGCTGGCTGGAGATGCTCCCCTTTGCTGATCGTCCCCTGGATTGGAGTGTCAATCACAACGGGAAGCATTATCGTTTTGAAAAACCACTGGAGCCGCGCGGGTATACTCCCGCAGTTCGTAAGGCTGTCCTGGCGGCGGCAGGTGAATCAGAACCACTGCTCACCAGCCGCGAGAGTTTGAGAATTATTCAGACGATCTACGCCTGTTACGAGGCAGCCAGTACCGGTAAGAGGCAAGCCGTGCCCGGTTTGTAA
- a CDS encoding zinc-dependent alcohol dehydrogenase — MLASHLVAPGQLELIDVPEPELPASPPADCAGQIIFQPETTCLCGSDLPYFNGTDEWEIEIGHSLHEMIGTVTATNGNRWKAGDRVLAVPVMQQGLQERFLLDESRTIPIVTNIPEEHALMAQPLGTALFALKKLPNLLDKTVAVVGQGPMGQLMNAALNNMGARQIIGIDLLESRLEVSPRMGATATICNRNHDPVTAIREILKGELPDIVIEAVGHADQQINLCVELCRQAGQILVFGVPPETIDNFRIRDLVFKNITVHSSINPDFNRDFPLAMQWLSEDRIDVGPIITHRFPLAEIQQAFELFRDRREGAIKVIVDFPAKQQA, encoded by the coding sequence TTGTTAGCAAGTCATCTCGTAGCGCCCGGTCAACTTGAACTCATTGACGTTCCCGAACCCGAATTACCGGCTTCTCCACCTGCAGACTGTGCGGGTCAGATTATCTTTCAGCCCGAGACCACCTGTCTGTGTGGCTCCGACCTCCCTTATTTCAATGGCACCGACGAATGGGAAATTGAGATCGGTCACTCGCTACATGAGATGATTGGCACGGTCACCGCGACCAATGGAAACCGCTGGAAAGCAGGGGACCGTGTATTGGCTGTTCCCGTGATGCAACAGGGCCTGCAGGAGCGATTTCTGCTGGATGAATCCCGCACCATTCCCATCGTGACCAATATTCCCGAGGAACATGCATTGATGGCCCAGCCCCTGGGGACGGCCCTCTTCGCTCTCAAAAAACTTCCCAATCTGCTGGACAAGACCGTCGCTGTAGTGGGACAGGGACCGATGGGACAACTTATGAATGCCGCCTTGAACAACATGGGAGCGCGCCAGATCATCGGCATTGATCTACTCGAATCCCGGCTGGAGGTCAGTCCCCGCATGGGCGCCACCGCCACGATTTGTAACAGGAACCACGATCCGGTTACCGCTATCCGGGAAATTTTAAAGGGAGAACTGCCCGACATCGTGATTGAAGCGGTTGGTCACGCCGATCAGCAAATCAATCTCTGCGTTGAACTCTGTCGCCAGGCTGGTCAGATCCTGGTCTTCGGTGTTCCCCCTGAGACGATCGACAATTTTCGAATACGGGATCTGGTATTTAAAAATATTACCGTTCATTCCAGCATCAATCCGGATTTCAACCGTGACTTTCCGCTGGCGATGCAATGGCTCTCTGAGGACCGAATAGATGTCGGTCCGATTATCACACATCGCTTCCCTCTCGCTGAAATTCAGCAGGCATTCGAACTGTTCCGCGATCGAAGGGAGGGGGCTATCAAAGTCATCGTTGATTTCCCTGCGAAACAACAGGCATAA
- a CDS encoding arylsulfatase, producing the protein MISDKPCRVLCVLIFCLLLTTTGLRAENRPNIIYVMADDMGYGDLGCYGQKIIKTPNIDQLAQQGMRFTNHYAGHTVCRPSRLVLLTGQHSGHTPISQNEQYYFQENTTTVTSLLKQQGYATGGVGKWALGIPESTGVPSKQGFDFWFGYLDQGNAHNFYPEFLWSNEQEVSLPGNKVGPHKRVSISRETYSHDLLTREAFNFIRANADKPFFLQAHYTIPHANNEGGRATGDGMEVPEYGDYQDREWPQPEKGFAAMVTRLDRDLGRMVKLLNELKLENKTIIFFTSDNGPHQEGMHQVEFFNSNGPLKGYKRDLYEGGIRVPLIVKWPGKIKPGTTSDHISAFWDFLPTACELAGIQPPKNIDGISYLPELLGQSQEAHATMFWKYRGKVALRAGKWKAVQTGPGKPLELYNLDTDIGETHNLAKDHPDIVARLQRQITASQSAD; encoded by the coding sequence ATGATATCTGACAAGCCCTGCCGTGTTCTGTGTGTATTGATCTTCTGTCTGCTCTTAACGACTACTGGTCTACGAGCAGAGAATCGCCCCAACATCATTTATGTGATGGCAGATGACATGGGCTACGGTGACCTGGGCTGCTACGGTCAGAAAATTATCAAGACACCCAATATCGACCAGCTTGCCCAGCAGGGGATGCGGTTCACCAATCACTATGCGGGGCATACCGTCTGTCGTCCCTCGCGGCTGGTCCTGCTTACCGGTCAGCATTCGGGACACACTCCGATCAGCCAGAATGAACAGTATTATTTCCAGGAAAACACAACGACCGTCACCTCACTGCTCAAACAGCAGGGTTACGCGACAGGTGGTGTAGGAAAATGGGCCCTCGGTATTCCAGAGTCAACCGGTGTTCCCAGCAAGCAGGGCTTTGATTTCTGGTTCGGCTACCTGGACCAGGGCAACGCGCACAACTTTTATCCCGAGTTCCTCTGGAGCAATGAACAGGAAGTTTCATTGCCGGGAAACAAGGTGGGCCCTCACAAACGGGTCTCGATCTCGCGCGAAACCTATTCGCATGATCTGCTGACCCGCGAAGCATTCAACTTTATCCGGGCGAATGCAGATAAGCCTTTCTTCCTGCAGGCGCATTACACAATTCCACACGCGAACAATGAAGGGGGCCGCGCTACCGGTGATGGCATGGAAGTCCCTGAATACGGCGACTACCAGGATCGTGAGTGGCCTCAACCTGAAAAAGGCTTCGCCGCGATGGTGACCCGCCTCGACCGGGACCTGGGCCGGATGGTCAAACTTCTGAATGAACTCAAGCTGGAAAACAAAACCATCATCTTTTTCACTTCGGACAATGGTCCCCACCAGGAAGGCATGCATCAGGTGGAATTCTTCAACTCCAATGGACCGCTGAAAGGATACAAACGCGATCTGTATGAGGGAGGCATCCGGGTGCCGCTGATTGTCAAGTGGCCGGGGAAAATCAAACCGGGCACCACATCCGATCACATCAGTGCTTTCTGGGACTTCCTGCCTACGGCCTGTGAACTGGCGGGAATCCAGCCGCCGAAAAACATCGATGGCATTTCCTACCTGCCTGAACTGCTGGGCCAGTCGCAAGAGGCGCATGCGACGATGTTCTGGAAATATCGGGGCAAAGTGGCTCTGCGGGCTGGTAAATGGAAGGCCGTCCAGACTGGCCCCGGTAAACCTCTAGAGTTGTATAATCTCGATACGGATATCGGAGAGACTCACAATCTCGCTAAAGATCATCCCGATATCGTCGCACGCCTGCAGCGACAGATCACCGCCAGTCAGTCTGCAGACTAG
- a CDS encoding DUF1501 domain-containing protein, which produces MSLEQQPQQPAGHAQFCRRTRREFLWEAGGGFGSVALTGMLSADGFLNSQAVAADGVSQFRNPLAPKDPHFKPKAKSVIFLFMYGGPSHVDTFDHKPKLYGLDGKTIPVKTKGRGGEKNEGRVVGPKWKFKQYGQSGQWVSDLFPHLATCVDDIAFLKSMTADSPIHGSAMLMMNSGRILSGFPSLGSWLNYGLGSENENLPGYVVMLDPTGGPISGAKNWSSGFMPATYQGTTMRSKGAPLVDLRRPAGMSRAVQRELLDALKTANEKHEATRAGNSELAARIASYELAFKMQQHAPEAADLASEPQQTQDMYGLNNPRTADFGRRCLLARRLVERGVRFIQLYSGGNHNDANWDAHGDLVKNHSYHAGNTDQPIAALIKDLKARGLFDETMIVWGGEFGRQPTAEYAKGTGRDHNSFGFTMWTAGGGIKGGTSVGATDELGAAAVEKPFHVKRLHATILHQMGLDPNRLSYFYGGLDQKLVGVEHTEPISEII; this is translated from the coding sequence ATGAGCTTAGAACAGCAACCCCAACAACCTGCCGGACATGCCCAGTTTTGCCGACGAACACGGCGGGAATTCCTGTGGGAAGCGGGAGGCGGATTTGGTTCCGTCGCTTTAACCGGGATGTTGTCCGCGGATGGTTTTCTGAATTCACAGGCGGTTGCCGCTGACGGTGTAAGTCAGTTCCGGAACCCGCTGGCACCCAAAGATCCCCACTTCAAACCCAAGGCCAAGAGCGTGATCTTCCTGTTCATGTACGGTGGCCCGAGTCATGTCGATACGTTCGATCATAAGCCTAAGTTGTATGGTCTGGATGGTAAGACGATTCCCGTCAAAACCAAGGGACGCGGCGGCGAAAAGAACGAAGGACGCGTTGTTGGTCCCAAATGGAAGTTCAAACAGTACGGCCAATCGGGGCAATGGGTTTCGGATCTGTTCCCGCATCTGGCGACCTGTGTCGACGATATTGCATTTCTCAAGTCGATGACCGCGGATTCACCAATCCATGGCTCAGCCATGTTGATGATGAATTCAGGACGCATCTTGAGCGGGTTCCCCAGCCTCGGCTCCTGGCTGAACTATGGTCTGGGAAGCGAGAATGAAAACCTGCCCGGCTACGTGGTGATGCTCGATCCGACAGGTGGACCGATCAGCGGCGCCAAGAACTGGTCCAGCGGTTTTATGCCGGCCACTTATCAGGGGACGACAATGCGCTCCAAGGGAGCACCACTTGTAGACCTGCGACGACCCGCGGGCATGAGTAGAGCCGTCCAGCGAGAACTGCTGGATGCGCTGAAAACGGCCAATGAAAAACATGAAGCAACCCGGGCGGGGAATTCGGAACTGGCGGCCCGGATCGCCAGCTATGAACTGGCTTTCAAGATGCAGCAACACGCACCAGAAGCAGCAGATCTGGCTTCAGAGCCCCAACAGACTCAGGATATGTACGGGCTGAACAATCCCCGGACTGCTGATTTTGGCAGACGCTGCCTCTTGGCCCGGCGTCTGGTCGAACGCGGAGTTCGATTTATTCAGCTCTACTCAGGCGGAAATCATAATGATGCCAACTGGGATGCACATGGGGATCTGGTCAAGAATCACAGCTATCATGCCGGGAATACCGATCAGCCGATCGCAGCGCTGATCAAGGATCTCAAAGCACGGGGCCTGTTCGATGAGACCATGATTGTCTGGGGAGGCGAATTCGGACGTCAGCCCACTGCAGAATACGCGAAAGGGACCGGCCGCGATCATAACTCCTTCGGATTCACCATGTGGACTGCGGGCGGTGGAATCAAAGGTGGAACTTCCGTGGGGGCAACCGATGAACTCGGCGCTGCCGCCGTGGAGAAACCGTTCCATGTCAAACGACTGCACGCGACGATCCTGCATCAGATGGGCCTCGACCCGAATCGTCTGTCTTACTTTTACGGCGGACTGGATCAGAAACTGGTTGGCGTTGAACATACCGAACCGATTTCGGAAATCATCTAG
- a CDS encoding PSD1 and planctomycete cytochrome C domain-containing protein has translation MGFTAEVDAETKTTPAKSPSQSPVDFTQEIQPLLAKHCYSCHGPDVQEGGLRLDQSDEAFKKLESEATAIVSRHPEQSELIARISPRDDGLQMPPEGEQLKQAQVELLKNWISQGAEWKKHWAFEPPRKQAPPSTQNQEWVQNPIDAFILKKLEQKGLFPAPPADRVALIRRAYFDLTGLPPTPEEVDQFVNNPAPDAYEKIIDRLLDSPHYGERWARHWLDLVRYADTNSYERDGNKPNAWRFRDYVIRSLNEDKPYAQFIKEQLAGDELDQVTNDSIIATGYYRLGLWDDEPADPLLSYYNELDDIVTTTSQVFLGLTLNCARCHEHKIDPIPHEDYYRFMAFFHGLNSYGIRSDQLSFNQTDITGTKLVTRYAELDEKQGELKQKMRAIEETGIKKMSGVDQRRSETRERKKLLEEKLAQFLEPAQMQEYQKMQSEMQELNAERKKLPPRKMALSVRRSLKEPRETFVLLRGNPHVKGEPVQPGFPEIFGGEQAIIPQPSAEQKTSGRRRVLAEWIADQDNLLTSRVIVNRIWQHHFGRGIVQSPNNFGQLGVPPTHPELLDWLALKFNDEGQRFKALHKLIMLSNTYQMSSQFSEEAATIDPANDLFWRFNMRRLSAEEVRDSILAVNGRLNSKMYGPGFYPQISKEVMQGQSKPGQGWGDSSEEERARRSVYIFVKRSLLTPLLFNFDFADTDSSCAVRFVTTQPAQALGMINGAFVNSQAEHLTERLLKDAGPEYPAFVARAIRLAYGRQPQPGEVDRGVQLIKSLIDKHQLSERQARDYFCLTILNRNEFVYLD, from the coding sequence TTGGGGTTCACTGCAGAAGTCGATGCAGAAACGAAGACTACCCCTGCTAAGTCTCCTTCACAGTCTCCCGTGGATTTTACACAGGAGATCCAACCACTGCTGGCAAAGCATTGTTACTCCTGCCATGGTCCCGATGTACAGGAAGGGGGGCTCCGACTGGATCAGAGTGATGAAGCGTTCAAAAAACTGGAATCGGAAGCAACGGCAATTGTTTCCCGCCATCCCGAACAGAGTGAACTCATTGCCCGGATTTCCCCCCGGGATGATGGATTGCAGATGCCCCCGGAAGGGGAGCAGCTCAAGCAGGCCCAGGTGGAATTGCTGAAGAACTGGATCTCCCAGGGCGCAGAATGGAAAAAACACTGGGCCTTTGAACCTCCCCGGAAGCAGGCACCACCCTCCACCCAGAACCAGGAATGGGTTCAAAATCCAATTGATGCGTTCATCCTGAAAAAACTGGAGCAGAAGGGACTCTTCCCTGCACCACCCGCAGATCGGGTCGCACTGATTCGTCGGGCATATTTTGATCTGACCGGTCTGCCTCCCACTCCCGAGGAAGTCGATCAATTTGTTAACAATCCCGCTCCTGATGCCTACGAAAAAATAATTGACCGCCTGCTGGATTCGCCTCATTACGGAGAACGCTGGGCGCGTCACTGGCTGGACCTGGTCCGCTATGCTGATACCAACAGTTATGAACGGGATGGTAACAAACCCAATGCCTGGCGTTTTCGGGATTATGTCATCCGCTCCCTGAACGAAGACAAACCCTACGCCCAGTTCATTAAAGAACAACTGGCAGGGGACGAACTGGATCAGGTGACCAATGATTCCATTATCGCCACCGGCTATTATCGACTGGGGCTCTGGGATGATGAACCGGCTGACCCGCTCTTGAGTTACTACAATGAGCTGGATGATATCGTCACCACAACCAGTCAGGTGTTCCTCGGGCTGACACTGAACTGTGCCCGCTGTCACGAACATAAAATCGATCCGATTCCCCATGAAGACTATTACCGCTTTATGGCGTTTTTCCATGGTCTGAACTCATACGGAATCCGCTCCGATCAACTCTCTTTTAATCAAACCGATATCACGGGTACGAAGCTGGTAACCCGCTACGCAGAGCTCGACGAAAAACAGGGTGAGCTGAAGCAGAAAATGCGTGCGATTGAAGAGACTGGTATTAAAAAGATGTCGGGCGTCGATCAGCGGCGCTCTGAGACTAGGGAACGCAAAAAGCTTCTGGAAGAAAAACTGGCTCAATTTCTGGAGCCTGCACAAATGCAGGAGTATCAGAAGATGCAGTCCGAAATGCAGGAACTGAATGCGGAGCGGAAAAAACTGCCTCCCCGCAAGATGGCGCTCAGCGTCAGACGCAGCCTCAAAGAACCCCGGGAAACCTTCGTTCTACTGCGGGGAAATCCGCATGTGAAAGGGGAACCAGTCCAGCCCGGTTTTCCTGAGATCTTCGGCGGTGAGCAGGCGATAATTCCCCAACCCTCGGCGGAGCAGAAAACCTCCGGCCGCAGACGCGTACTGGCAGAGTGGATCGCCGATCAGGATAACCTGCTGACTTCGCGGGTCATTGTGAACCGGATCTGGCAGCATCACTTTGGTCGGGGAATCGTTCAGTCACCCAATAACTTCGGACAGCTGGGGGTCCCGCCGACACATCCAGAGCTGCTGGACTGGCTCGCCCTGAAATTTAACGATGAGGGACAGCGGTTCAAAGCCTTGCACAAGCTGATCATGCTGTCAAATACCTATCAGATGTCCTCTCAATTCTCCGAAGAAGCGGCTACCATCGACCCGGCCAATGATCTGTTCTGGCGGTTCAATATGCGAAGATTGAGTGCGGAGGAAGTCCGCGACAGTATCCTGGCGGTCAATGGACGCTTGAATTCAAAAATGTATGGTCCGGGCTTTTATCCACAGATTTCTAAAGAGGTCATGCAGGGACAGTCAAAACCGGGACAGGGTTGGGGAGATTCTTCGGAAGAAGAACGGGCGCGGCGAAGTGTCTATATTTTCGTCAAACGTTCACTGCTGACTCCCCTGCTCTTCAATTTTGACTTTGCCGACACGGACAGCAGCTGTGCGGTGCGATTTGTGACGACCCAGCCGGCACAGGCTCTGGGGATGATTAACGGCGCCTTCGTCAACAGTCAGGCAGAACACCTGACCGAACGACTGCTCAAGGATGCGGGACCGGAATACCCGGCATTCGTAGCACGGGCAATTCGCCTCGCCTATGGTCGTCAACCCCAGCCTGGTGAGGTGGACCGGGGAGTTCAACTTATTAAGAGCCTGATTGACAAACATCAGTTATCTGAGAGACAGGCCCGGGACTATTTCTGCCTGACGATTTTAAACCGCAATGAGTTTGTTTATCTCGATTAA